From Vagococcus jeotgali, one genomic window encodes:
- the tgt gene encoding tRNA guanosine(34) transglycosylase Tgt, producing MTEPAIKYRLIKKEKHTGARLGEIITPHGTFQTPMFMPVGTLATVKTIAPEELKEMDAGIILSNTYHLWLRPGEDIVEEAGGLHKFMNWDRGILTDSGGFQVWSLSDMRQIEEEGVHFRNHLNGSKMFLSPEKAINIQNKLGPDIMMSFDECPPFEESHDYVKKSIERTSRWAERGLKAHKNPDRQGLFGIIQGAGYKDLREQSAKELIGMDFPGYSIGGLSVGEPKEEMNRVLEYTTPLIPDDKPRYLMGVGTADSLIDGVIRGVDMFDCVLPTRIARNGTCMTSQGRLVVKNAKYARDFRPLDEKCNCYTCRNYSRAYVRHLIKCDETFGIRLTSYHNLYFLTNLMKQVRQAIMDDNLLEFREAFFEEYGFNKENAKNF from the coding sequence ATGACAGAACCAGCGATTAAATATCGTTTAATAAAAAAGGAAAAACATACAGGAGCTAGATTAGGTGAAATTATTACACCTCACGGAACATTTCAAACGCCTATGTTTATGCCAGTAGGAACGCTTGCTACAGTTAAAACTATTGCACCAGAAGAATTGAAAGAGATGGATGCTGGTATTATTTTAAGTAATACTTATCATCTATGGTTACGTCCTGGTGAGGATATTGTAGAAGAGGCTGGTGGCTTACATAAATTCATGAATTGGGACCGTGGTATCTTAACAGATTCTGGTGGATTCCAAGTCTGGTCACTTTCAGATATGCGTCAAATTGAAGAAGAAGGGGTTCATTTTAGAAATCATTTAAACGGCTCTAAAATGTTCTTATCACCAGAAAAAGCGATTAATATTCAAAATAAATTAGGACCAGATATTATGATGAGTTTTGATGAGTGTCCTCCTTTTGAAGAGAGTCATGATTATGTTAAAAAATCGATTGAAAGAACATCACGCTGGGCAGAGCGTGGGTTAAAAGCTCATAAAAATCCAGATCGTCAAGGCTTATTTGGTATTATTCAAGGAGCAGGATACAAAGACTTACGTGAGCAAAGTGCGAAAGAATTAATTGGGATGGACTTTCCAGGTTACTCAATTGGTGGATTATCTGTAGGTGAGCCTAAAGAAGAGATGAACCGTGTTCTAGAATACACAACGCCTCTAATTCCTGATGATAAACCAAGATATTTAATGGGTGTTGGGACAGCTGATTCTTTAATTGATGGGGTAATCAGAGGAGTTGATATGTTTGATTGTGTCTTGCCAACACGTATTGCTCGTAATGGTACTTGTATGACAAGTCAAGGTCGTTTAGTTGTAAAAAATGCTAAGTATGCCCGTGACTTCAGACCTCTTGATGAGAAATGTAACTGTTACACTTGTCGTAATTATTCTCGTGCTTATGTTCGTCATTTGATTAAATGTGATGAAACATTTGGTATTCGTTTAACGTCATATCATAATTTATATTTCTTAACAAATTTAATGAAACAAGTTCGTCAAGCTATCATGGATGACAATTTATTAGAATTTAGAGAAGCGTTTTTCGAAGAATATGGTTTTAATAAAGAAAATGCTAAGAATTTCTAA
- the queA gene encoding tRNA preQ1(34) S-adenosylmethionine ribosyltransferase-isomerase QueA, which yields MTLKTTDFDFDLPEELIAQTPLENRAASKLLILDKKTGQIEDKEFPAIIEELHQGDALVMNNTRVLPARLHGEKPETGGHLEVLLLTNTTGDTWETLIKPAKRAKKGTVISFGDGRLTAVVDEELEHGGRIITFSYDGVFLEILESLGEMPLPPYIKERLSDSERYQTVYAKENGSAAAPTAGLHFTPDILEKIQHKGVKLVYLTLHVGLGTFRPVSVDDLDNHHMHSEFYKLTKESAETLNEIKKNGGRVVAVGTTSIRTLETIGTKFDGKLEADSGWTDIFIKPGYKFKVVDAFLTNFHLPMSTLIMLVSAFAGKDNVMHAYKHAVAQEYRFFSFGDAMFVK from the coding sequence ATGACATTAAAGACAACAGATTTTGATTTTGATTTACCAGAGGAGTTGATTGCTCAAACACCTCTAGAAAATAGAGCAGCCTCAAAATTATTAATCTTAGATAAAAAAACAGGTCAAATAGAAGACAAAGAGTTCCCAGCGATTATTGAGGAGCTGCACCAAGGAGATGCTCTTGTCATGAATAATACTCGTGTGTTACCTGCCAGACTTCACGGAGAAAAACCAGAGACAGGTGGACATTTAGAAGTACTTCTTTTAACAAATACAACAGGTGACACATGGGAGACGTTAATCAAGCCAGCTAAACGTGCTAAAAAAGGAACAGTGATTTCCTTTGGTGATGGTAGGTTAACAGCTGTGGTCGATGAGGAGTTAGAGCATGGTGGCAGAATTATTACGTTTTCCTATGACGGGGTATTCCTAGAAATATTAGAATCTCTTGGAGAGATGCCACTACCTCCTTATATCAAGGAGCGTTTATCTGATAGCGAGAGATACCAAACAGTTTATGCTAAGGAAAATGGTTCAGCAGCAGCCCCTACTGCAGGACTACATTTTACACCAGACATTTTAGAGAAAATTCAACATAAGGGTGTGAAACTAGTCTATTTAACTCTTCATGTAGGCCTTGGAACATTTAGACCTGTGAGTGTGGATGATTTAGATAATCATCATATGCATAGTGAATTTTATAAATTAACTAAAGAATCGGCTGAGACTTTAAATGAGATTAAGAAAAATGGAGGCAGGGTTGTTGCTGTGGGAACGACATCGATTCGGACTCTAGAAACCATTGGCACTAAATTTGATGGTAAACTTGAAGCAGATAGTGGTTGGACAGATATTTTTATTAAACCAGGTTATAAGTTTAAAGTTGTGGATGCTTTTTTAACTAATTTCCATTTGCCGATGTCAACACTCATTATGTTAGTCAGTGCTTTTGCAGGAAAAGATAATGTCATGCATGCCTATAAACACGCTGTAGCTCAAGAATATCGTTTCTTTAGCTTTGGTGATGCTATGTTTGTAAAATAG
- a CDS encoding CsbD family protein — MKKSNVILGIAVGVAAGYAYAVWKKMQEPQWNKQSIKGHAEEFAGHVLHNDDLAREGKMDQVIGASRAVANDITKQTSQIIDDVIGTGTSMMVKGKLDEVEGKHSGDKILKTKGNVEEVVGATQFTKEKIDNHLEKKHEAHQDNK, encoded by the coding sequence ATGAAAAAATCAAACGTAATTTTAGGAATCGCAGTGGGAGTAGCAGCAGGTTATGCCTATGCTGTATGGAAAAAAATGCAAGAACCTCAATGGAACAAACAATCTATTAAAGGTCATGCAGAAGAATTCGCAGGACATGTCTTGCATAATGATGACTTAGCAAGAGAAGGTAAGATGGATCAAGTGATTGGTGCTTCTCGTGCCGTTGCTAATGATATTACAAAACAAACATCTCAAATCATTGATGATGTGATTGGTACTGGAACAAGTATGATGGTTAAAGGTAAATTAGATGAAGTTGAAGGCAAACATAGTGGCGACAAAATCTTAAAAACAAAAGGGAATGTCGAAGAAGTAGTAGGTGCAACACAGTTTACTAAAGAAAAAATCGACAACCATTTAGAGAAAAAACACGAAGCACATCAAGATAATAAATAA
- the ruvB gene encoding Holliday junction branch migration DNA helicase RuvB encodes MEDVAEKSLRPSTLSQYIGQTKVKEELHIYIKAAKQRQEALDHVLLYGPPGLGKTTMAMVIANEMDVQIKTTSGPAIEKPGDLVAILNELEPGDVLFIDEIHRLPRVAEELLYSAMEDFYVDIMIGQGPTSHPVHFELPPFTLVGATTRAGMLSAPLRDRFGIVCHMEYYETEDLKEIVLRSADIFDVTIEESGAYEIALRSRGTPRIANRLLKRVRDFAQVKSEGLVTDEIADEALKMLQVDHKGLDYVDQKLLKAMIELYDGGPVGLTTIAVNISEERETVEDMYEPYLIQKGFIKRTSRGRVATYLAYEHLGYDWKE; translated from the coding sequence ATGGAAGATGTGGCAGAGAAAAGTTTACGACCAAGCACCTTATCCCAATACATAGGGCAAACAAAAGTCAAAGAAGAGCTTCATATTTATATCAAAGCAGCTAAGCAAAGACAAGAGGCTCTAGATCACGTATTATTATACGGACCACCAGGGTTAGGGAAAACGACTATGGCCATGGTTATTGCTAATGAAATGGATGTTCAAATTAAGACGACTAGTGGTCCAGCCATTGAGAAACCTGGAGATTTAGTAGCAATATTAAACGAATTAGAACCAGGAGATGTGTTGTTTATTGATGAAATTCATAGATTACCTCGTGTAGCAGAAGAATTATTATACTCTGCTATGGAGGATTTTTATGTGGATATTATGATAGGTCAAGGGCCAACTTCTCATCCTGTTCATTTTGAATTACCTCCCTTTACTTTAGTTGGGGCCACTACAAGAGCAGGCATGTTATCAGCACCTTTAAGGGATCGTTTTGGTATTGTGTGCCACATGGAATATTATGAAACAGAGGATTTAAAAGAAATTGTCCTGCGTTCTGCTGATATATTTGATGTGACTATTGAGGAAAGTGGTGCATATGAAATTGCTTTAAGATCAAGAGGAACCCCTAGAATTGCTAATCGTTTATTAAAGCGGGTGAGAGATTTTGCTCAAGTAAAGAGTGAGGGGCTTGTGACGGATGAAATTGCTGATGAGGCTCTAAAGATGTTACAAGTGGATCATAAGGGATTAGATTATGTGGATCAAAAACTATTAAAAGCTATGATTGAATTATATGACGGTGGTCCGGTAGGGTTGACAACGATTGCAGTTAACATTAGTGAGGAGCGGGAAACTGTTGAGGATATGTATGAGCCATATCTTATTCAAAAAGGTTTTATCAAGCGAACGTCAAGAGGAAGAGTAGCGACTTATCTAGCTTATGAACATTTAGGATACGACTGGAAGGAATAA
- the ruvA gene encoding Holliday junction branch migration protein RuvA — translation MFEYMTGAVTFISPYYIVLDVNNIGYQIAVANPFRYSSKLNQEIKIYMHQVIRDDAHTLYGFSSLEEKQLFLKVISVSGIGPKSGLAIMALDDHVGLVNAIESQDATYLTKFPGVGKKTAQQLILDLQGKLDDVAIDLVKTPVAGSQEKLFATSTSPYLDESLEALKALGYSERDIKRIKGELESHHDKTTDEYLRIGLKLLMKK, via the coding sequence ATGTTTGAATATATGACAGGGGCAGTGACATTTATCAGCCCATATTACATTGTGTTAGATGTTAATAATATTGGTTATCAGATTGCTGTAGCGAATCCCTTTCGCTACTCTAGCAAGTTAAATCAGGAAATTAAAATCTATATGCATCAAGTAATTCGAGATGATGCCCACACCTTATATGGCTTTTCATCTTTAGAGGAAAAACAATTGTTTCTAAAAGTGATTAGTGTATCAGGGATAGGGCCAAAAAGTGGTCTAGCTATTATGGCTTTAGATGATCATGTAGGTTTAGTCAATGCTATTGAGTCACAAGATGCTACGTATTTAACTAAATTTCCAGGTGTCGGGAAGAAAACAGCTCAACAATTAATTTTAGACTTACAAGGTAAATTAGATGATGTGGCCATTGATTTAGTTAAAACACCAGTGGCAGGCTCACAAGAAAAACTATTTGCCACAAGTACTTCTCCTTATCTAGATGAATCCCTTGAGGCACTAAAAGCTTTAGGTTATTCTGAAAGAGATATTAAACGAATTAAGGGAGAGCTTGAAAGTCATCATGATAAAACAACAGATGAGTATTTGCGTATTGGTTTAAAATTATTAATGAAAAAATAA
- the msrB gene encoding peptide-methionine (R)-S-oxide reductase MsrB: protein MTNQDDLRKRLTPIQYQVTQENGTEYPFTSEYDALFDEGIYVDIVSGEPLFSSLDKYDAGCGWPSFTKPIVTLKELEDTSLTRVRTEVRSEQANSHLGHVFPDGPVEAGGLRYCINGAALKFIPVSELESQGYKEYLTLFKS from the coding sequence ATGACAAATCAAGATGACTTAAGAAAACGATTAACACCGATTCAATATCAAGTAACTCAAGAAAATGGAACAGAGTATCCTTTTACAAGTGAATACGATGCTTTATTTGATGAGGGGATTTATGTGGATATTGTCAGTGGGGAACCTCTATTTTCTTCCCTAGATAAATATGATGCAGGTTGTGGGTGGCCTTCATTTACAAAACCAATTGTTACTTTAAAAGAACTAGAAGATACTAGTTTGACTCGTGTTAGAACGGAAGTAAGAAGTGAGCAGGCCAACTCTCATCTAGGTCATGTGTTTCCTGATGGCCCAGTAGAAGCAGGTGGTTTACGTTACTGTATTAACGGTGCAGCTTTAAAGTTTATCCCAGTATCAGAGCTTGAGAGTCAAGGCTATAAAGAGTATTTAACTTTGTTTAAATCTTAA
- a CDS encoding Maf family protein gives MILASQSPRRKELLSKVTGHFTIAPANIDETVDINETPKYYVERMAKNKAEKIKELYPDEVIIGCGTTVVLGDTILGKPIDDQDAYAMLSSLSGKTHQVMTAVCVITPENVYEHTEIVDVVFYELEDGHIKQYIKSGEASDKAGAYGIQDQGSLFVKSISGDYFSVVGLPIGYLNQLFTELGR, from the coding sequence ATGATTTTAGCTTCACAATCACCAAGACGAAAAGAATTATTATCAAAAGTGACAGGTCATTTCACTATTGCTCCAGCTAACATAGATGAAACGGTAGATATTAATGAAACACCAAAATACTACGTTGAGCGAATGGCTAAAAATAAGGCTGAAAAAATCAAAGAATTATATCCTGATGAGGTGATTATTGGGTGTGGCACAACAGTTGTACTTGGTGATACCATTTTAGGTAAACCAATTGATGATCAAGATGCCTATGCCATGTTATCTTCTTTAAGTGGTAAAACACATCAAGTGATGACAGCAGTGTGTGTCATCACACCAGAAAACGTATATGAGCACACAGAGATAGTAGATGTTGTGTTCTATGAATTAGAAGATGGACATATTAAGCAATATATTAAATCTGGTGAGGCTAGTGATAAAGCAGGTGCTTACGGGATTCAAGATCAAGGGAGCTTATTTGTAAAATCAATTTCTGGTGATTATTTTTCAGTTGTTGGTTTACCGATTGGTTATTTAAATCAATTATTTACTGAGTTAGGTAGGTGA
- the mutL gene encoding DNA mismatch repair endonuclease MutL: MAKIEELSQILANQIAAGEVVERPASVVKELIENAIDANSTQIDIFIEEAGLKTIQVIDNGDGIESDDVLNAFKRHATSKIHNREDLFRIRSLGFRGEALPSIASVSEVTLETSTGEEGSFVFLSGGELKEQKPHSLRKGTNLTVSQLFFNTPARLKYVKTLQTETSNVIDVVNRLAMSHPSIAFRLVHDGNQLLKTLGNGDLKQAIAGVYGVATAKKMMQVTGDDLDFKLVGYVSLPEVTRASRNYISIMINGRYIKNFALNKSIVEGYGSKLMVGRFPIAVLSIEMDPLLVDVNVHPTKQEVRLSKEKELVELIKRSISRALGEEVLIPRVNDTKPFRREVESESTLEQTSLSFHSTKEKLTPKIKETNLAYDSKTGDFYLKNEEQVSPSFVEKPQEDSDSLKPFTVHEDIRLASEIDQTVHSLKDVPVIEADQLEPIEEDIPSHEFPDLEYFGQMHGTYLFAQSREGLYIIDQHAAQERIKYEYFRKKIGEVTDDLQQLLVPIVLEFPKDEYFRIKENIAVFEEVGIELEDFGKQSFIVRSHPTWYEPNQEEAAIHEMIAIFLEEGRVDVAKFREDTAIMMSCKQSIKANHHLNDIQARSLLEELKLCDNPFNCPHGRPVLIHFNNQDMEKLFKRIQDPH; the protein is encoded by the coding sequence ATGGCAAAAATTGAAGAGCTTTCTCAAATATTAGCCAATCAGATTGCCGCTGGAGAGGTAGTGGAGCGACCTGCTTCAGTTGTTAAAGAATTAATAGAAAATGCTATTGACGCAAATAGCACACAGATTGATATATTTATTGAAGAAGCAGGTCTTAAAACTATTCAAGTTATTGATAACGGAGATGGTATTGAAAGTGATGATGTTCTTAATGCTTTTAAGCGTCATGCTACAAGTAAGATTCATAATAGAGAAGATTTATTTAGAATTCGTTCTTTAGGTTTTCGGGGAGAGGCTTTACCGAGTATTGCCTCTGTGTCTGAAGTGACACTAGAAACGTCGACAGGAGAAGAAGGGTCATTTGTCTTTTTATCAGGAGGTGAGCTTAAGGAACAAAAGCCTCATTCTTTAAGAAAAGGAACTAATTTGACAGTGAGCCAGCTCTTTTTCAATACACCAGCTAGACTGAAGTATGTGAAGACTCTACAAACTGAAACATCAAATGTGATTGATGTGGTCAATCGATTGGCAATGAGTCATCCGAGTATTGCCTTTAGATTAGTTCATGATGGTAATCAGTTGCTAAAAACACTAGGGAATGGTGATTTAAAACAAGCTATTGCGGGTGTTTATGGTGTAGCGACTGCTAAGAAAATGATGCAAGTTACAGGAGATGATTTAGACTTTAAGTTAGTGGGGTATGTGTCATTACCAGAAGTCACAAGAGCTAGCCGTAATTATATTTCTATTATGATTAATGGCCGCTACATTAAAAATTTTGCTCTTAATAAAAGTATTGTTGAAGGTTACGGCTCTAAGCTAATGGTTGGCAGGTTTCCTATTGCTGTCTTATCTATTGAAATGGATCCACTTTTAGTAGATGTGAATGTTCATCCGACAAAACAAGAGGTGAGGCTAAGCAAGGAAAAAGAATTAGTGGAGTTGATTAAGCGAAGTATCTCCAGAGCTTTAGGTGAGGAAGTTTTGATACCTCGAGTTAACGACACTAAACCTTTTAGAAGAGAAGTAGAGTCAGAGAGTACTTTAGAGCAGACAAGTTTATCTTTTCATTCTACCAAAGAAAAATTGACGCCAAAAATAAAAGAGACTAACTTAGCTTATGATTCTAAAACAGGTGATTTTTATCTCAAAAATGAAGAACAAGTATCACCTTCTTTTGTTGAGAAACCACAAGAAGATTCTGATTCACTAAAACCTTTTACTGTACATGAAGACATACGTTTAGCAAGTGAGATAGACCAAACTGTTCATTCACTCAAAGATGTCCCAGTTATTGAAGCTGATCAATTAGAACCTATTGAAGAGGATATACCTAGTCATGAGTTTCCGGATTTAGAATACTTTGGACAGATGCATGGCACTTATTTATTTGCTCAAAGTAGGGAGGGTCTCTATATTATTGATCAACATGCAGCCCAAGAACGAATTAAATACGAATATTTCAGGAAAAAGATAGGTGAGGTGACTGATGATTTACAGCAATTACTTGTACCAATTGTGCTAGAATTTCCAAAAGATGAATACTTTCGTATTAAAGAAAACATAGCTGTTTTTGAAGAGGTGGGAATTGAACTTGAAGACTTTGGTAAGCAAAGCTTTATCGTACGCTCACACCCGACTTGGTATGAGCCAAACCAAGAAGAGGCCGCTATTCATGAAATGATAGCTATTTTCTTAGAGGAAGGTAGAGTAGATGTAGCCAAGTTTAGAGAAGACACAGCGATTATGATGAGTTGTAAACAATCGATTAAAGCTAATCATCATTTAAATGATATCCAAGCAAGATCCTTGTTAGAGGAGCTTAAATTATGTGATAATCCCTTTAACTGTCCTCATGGTAGGCCTGTTTTAATCCATTTTAATAATCAAGATATGGAAAAATTATTCAAACGAATTCAAGATCCACATTAA
- the mutS gene encoding DNA mismatch repair protein MutS, with protein sequence MEKKTKHTPMMEQYLGIKAQYPDAFLFYRLGDFYEMFYEDAQEVSQLLEITLTSRNRNADDPIPMCGIPHHSAQGYVETLVEMGYKVAICEQVEDPKETKGMVKREVVQLVTPGTMLGYGELEAKVNNFLTALVYDDTNSKYGFAYADLSTGEIKTTTLDNDEAIKNECSSLETKEIVVDDAIPEELTNYFEARNILISRQSKVTHQAELSYLSEKVEDELSQSAVQLLLSYLGETQKRQLSHLQQAKTYEPSHFLKMDYYSKYNLELTQSIRGKDKKGTLIWLLDETKTAMGARLLKQWIDRPLISVTTIEQRQAMVESFISAYFERMDLKEHLKHVYDLERLAGRVAFGSVNGRDLLQLKKSLEQIPVIRELLIGINQGEWDNLLKMVTPMDDLVGVIHQAINEDAPLSVTEGNVIKDGFNQELDTYRDAMKNGKKWLAEMEARERVETGIKTLKIKFNRVFGYFIEVTKSNVQDVPTGRYERKQTLANAERYITPELKEMETLILEAEEKSQELEYQLFLTIREEVKLSISALQTLAQSVATIDVLQSFAEVSETYRYVKPSLSATESTIDIIDGRHPVVEKFLGHQAYVPNDIKLDQETMILLITGPNMSGKSTYMRQLALTVIMAQIGCFVPASSAVLPIFDQIFTRIGASDDLISGQSTFMVEMMEANQALKHATSRSLILFDELGRGTATYDGMALAQAIIEYIHEHVKAKTLFSTHYHEITSLEEELPALKNAHVGAIEKNGELVFLHKMLSGPADKSYGVHVAKLAGLPDKLLVRASDLLEAFESQTIELSRAKENKAIPVASGLVEEAQLSLFSEVDEAQEAVIDELKQLNLLDITPLKALNILSELQKKV encoded by the coding sequence GTGGAAAAGAAAACAAAGCATACCCCTATGATGGAGCAATACTTAGGTATTAAAGCACAATATCCAGATGCTTTTTTGTTTTATCGTCTAGGTGATTTTTATGAAATGTTTTATGAAGATGCCCAAGAAGTCTCTCAATTACTTGAAATCACATTGACTAGCCGGAATAGAAATGCTGATGATCCTATTCCCATGTGCGGTATTCCTCATCATTCGGCTCAAGGTTATGTGGAAACATTAGTTGAGATGGGTTATAAAGTAGCTATTTGTGAGCAAGTAGAAGATCCTAAAGAAACAAAAGGCATGGTGAAGCGAGAAGTTGTTCAACTCGTTACACCAGGTACTATGCTAGGTTATGGTGAGCTAGAAGCCAAAGTTAATAATTTTTTAACAGCTCTAGTTTATGATGATACAAATAGCAAATATGGTTTTGCTTATGCTGATTTAAGTACAGGAGAGATCAAAACGACGACTTTAGATAACGATGAAGCTATCAAAAATGAATGTAGTAGTTTAGAAACGAAAGAAATTGTAGTAGATGATGCTATCCCTGAAGAGTTGACAAACTATTTTGAGGCCCGTAACATTTTGATATCTAGACAAAGTAAGGTAACGCATCAGGCAGAATTAAGTTATTTATCCGAAAAAGTAGAAGATGAACTAAGTCAATCTGCTGTTCAGCTATTACTATCTTATCTAGGAGAAACTCAAAAACGCCAGTTAAGTCATTTACAACAAGCTAAAACTTATGAACCGAGTCATTTTTTGAAAATGGATTATTATTCAAAATATAATTTAGAACTAACCCAATCCATTCGTGGAAAAGATAAAAAAGGGACATTGATTTGGTTACTGGATGAGACAAAAACAGCTATGGGTGCTAGGTTATTGAAACAATGGATCGATAGACCGCTGATTAGTGTGACAACTATTGAGCAACGTCAAGCAATGGTTGAAAGTTTTATTTCAGCTTATTTTGAGCGCATGGATTTAAAGGAGCACTTAAAACATGTGTATGATTTAGAGCGTTTAGCAGGACGAGTAGCTTTTGGCAGTGTCAATGGTCGTGATTTGTTACAACTTAAAAAATCTTTAGAACAGATACCGGTTATTCGAGAGCTTTTAATTGGTATTAATCAAGGTGAATGGGATAATTTATTAAAAATGGTGACACCAATGGATGACTTAGTGGGTGTGATTCATCAAGCCATAAATGAGGATGCACCTTTATCAGTTACAGAAGGTAATGTGATTAAGGATGGATTTAATCAAGAGTTAGATACTTACCGTGATGCTATGAAAAATGGGAAAAAATGGTTAGCTGAAATGGAAGCTAGGGAGCGTGTTGAAACAGGAATTAAAACGTTAAAAATAAAATTTAACCGAGTATTTGGTTACTTTATTGAAGTGACAAAAAGTAACGTTCAAGACGTTCCAACTGGAAGATATGAACGTAAGCAAACCTTAGCAAACGCAGAGAGATATATCACACCTGAGTTAAAAGAGATGGAAACGTTAATTTTAGAAGCTGAGGAAAAGTCACAAGAATTAGAATATCAATTATTCTTAACTATTCGTGAGGAAGTTAAATTAAGTATTAGTGCCTTACAAACACTAGCACAGTCTGTAGCGACTATCGATGTGTTACAAAGTTTTGCAGAAGTTAGTGAGACGTATCGATACGTTAAACCTAGTTTATCTGCCACAGAGTCAACTATTGACATTATTGATGGTAGACACCCTGTTGTTGAAAAGTTTTTAGGGCATCAAGCTTATGTGCCAAATGATATTAAGTTAGACCAAGAAACGATGATTTTACTTATAACCGGACCTAATATGTCAGGCAAAAGTACCTATATGAGACAACTTGCCTTAACTGTCATCATGGCACAAATTGGTTGTTTTGTACCTGCCAGCTCAGCAGTGTTGCCAATCTTCGATCAGATTTTTACTAGAATTGGGGCATCAGATGATTTGATTTCAGGTCAAAGTACGTTTATGGTAGAGATGATGGAAGCCAATCAAGCTTTGAAACATGCTACATCTAGAAGCTTAATTTTATTTGATGAGTTAGGTCGTGGGACAGCGACTTATGACGGAATGGCACTGGCTCAAGCGATAATTGAGTACATTCATGAACACGTCAAAGCGAAAACATTATTTTCGACTCACTATCATGAAATCACGAGTCTAGAAGAGGAGTTACCCGCTCTTAAAAATGCCCATGTAGGTGCTATTGAAAAAAATGGTGAGTTAGTCTTTTTACATAAAATGTTATCAGGACCGGCAGATAAAAGTTACGGTGTTCATGTAGCTAAACTTGCTGGATTACCAGATAAGTTGTTGGTTCGTGCTAGTGATTTATTAGAGGCATTTGAGTCTCAAACCATAGAGTTAAGTCGTGCTAAGGAGAATAAGGCTATACCTGTAGCAAGTGGTTTAGTGGAAGAAGCTCAGTTAAGCTTGTTTTCAGAAGTAGATGAAGCACAAGAGGCTGTTATTGATGAATTAAAACAATTAAATTTATTAGATATCACACCTCTGAAGGCATTAAATATTTTATCTGAATTACAAAAGAAAGTATAA
- a CDS encoding YlbF family regulator translates to MVDKKYEYEPVLDQVFYRLLEKLAHHDTIKEYRKLERQIGEHDGLQRLVDDIKAQQKEMVRFDHYDKPNAYKEAKRLADEKQQQFDNHPLVIAYRESLVEANDLLQHVTNRLQKKVNDSLEKKLNQKEEGEK, encoded by the coding sequence ATGGTTGATAAAAAATATGAGTATGAGCCTGTTTTAGATCAAGTGTTTTATAGGTTATTAGAAAAATTAGCTCATCATGATACGATAAAAGAGTATCGTAAATTAGAGCGTCAAATAGGTGAGCATGATGGTTTACAACGACTGGTCGATGACATCAAAGCACAGCAAAAAGAGATGGTCAGGTTTGATCATTATGATAAACCAAATGCTTACAAAGAAGCGAAACGACTAGCTGATGAGAAACAACAACAATTTGATAATCACCCCTTAGTGATTGCTTATCGTGAAAGTTTAGTTGAAGCTAATGACTTATTGCAACACGTGACTAATCGCTTGCAAAAAAAAGTCAATGACTCACTAGAAAAAAAATTAAATCAAAAAGAAGAAGGTGAAAAATAA